The nucleotide window CCAGGAAGGTGGCCGAGGCGATGGCCGCCAGCCCCGCCGCCAATCCATCGAGGCCATCCGCCAGATTAACCGCATTCATAAAGCCGATGATCCAGAAGACCGTGATGACCTGGGAGAGAAAAATCGGGAATTGAAAATAGTCCAAAAACGGCAAGCGCAAGCCGGAGATCTGAACGCCATAGTTCAACACGACCAGGGAAGCGATGATCTGTGAAAGCAGCTTGTAGACCGGCAGGACCGGCTTGCGGTCATCCATCATGCCGAGAGCAACAACAATCGTCAGTCCGACGAGGATCCCCGCGAACTGTTTGTTCAGGCAGACGATTTCGATCAGCCGCCCTTGGTCGTAAAGCGAATGCCGGAAAGCGAGCAGCGCGCGGAAACGGGGGAAGCCCAGATAGGTACTGAACAGGCCAACTAGAATCCCCAGATAAATCGCCAAGCCGCCCCACCGGGGGATGGGAGAGCTATGGACTTTGCGCGGATCCGGCTGGTCCATCACCCCGTAGCGCTTCGCCAGCCAGATGGACAGCGGCGTGGCCATGGCGCTCGTGGCGCAAGCGACGATAAAAACGGTCAGGTAAATTGTTCCCATTAGATTTGTAGGGGCGCACCGCTGTGCGCCCGGTCAGGGATCATGAACGCAACCGTTCCGCGTACATCGGATGCTTCAGACAGAGTGTTTTGACTTCCTTCCGGATCGTCTCCAATTCCTTCGGATTCTGGCGGTTGGCGATCGCCCGGTCAATCCATTTCGCGATGCTGGCCATGTCTTTTTCTTTCAGGCCGCGGGTCGTCACCGCCGGGGTCCCGATGCGGATGCCGCTGGCGATGAACGGTTTTTCGGGGTCGAAAGGAATCGCATTCTTGTTGACGGTAATGCCGGCTTTGTCGAGCGTTTCTTCGGCCTCTTTGCCGGTGACCCCTTTGGGGCGCAGGTCCAGCAGGAACATGTGGCAGTCTGTGCCTCCGGAAACAATCCGGAAGCCGCGCGCGGTTAACTGTTTGGCCAGTTCCCGGGCATTGAAAAGAATTTGCCGTTGATACGTCTTGAAGCCTGGTTTCAGGGCTTCTCCGAAGGACACCGCTTTGGCGGCGATAACATGCATCAACGGCCCGCCCTGAGCACCGGGGAAGATCAACTTGTCGAGCGCCGGGGCGTAGGTGTTTTTGCACAGGATCATCCCGCCGCGCGGCCCACGCAAGGTTTTATGGGTGGTCGTGGTCACAAAATCAGAGACAGGGACCGGTGAAGGATAAAGCCCGGCCACGATCAGCCCAGCATAGTGTGCGATATCACACATCATGATGGCGCCCACCTTGTCGCAGATCTGCCGGAAGCGTTTCCAGTCGAAGACGCGGGCGTAAGCCGAAGCGCCGATGCAGATCAGCTTGGGTTTATTCTCGACGGCCAGCCGTTCCGCTTCATCGTAATCGATCTGTTCGGTGTCCTGCCGGACGTTAAAGCCGATCACTTTATAGTATTTGCCGGAAAAATTGAGGGGGTGGCCGTGCGTGAGGTGCCCGCCGTGGGCCAGATTCAGCCCCATAATCGTGTCGCCGATCTGGAGAACAGACAGGTAAACAGCGAGATTCGCCGAACTGCCGGAGTGCGGCTGCACGTTGACATGTTCAGCGCCGAAAAGCTTTTGCGCGCGTTCAATGGCCAGGCGCTCCGCGATATCCACCATCTCGCAGCCTCCGTAATAACGCTTTCCCGGATAGCCCTCGGCGTATTTATTGGTCAGCACGCTTCCCTGGGCCTCCAGCACGGCTTCGGACACCATGTTTTCAGAGGCGATCAGCTCGAGCGTCCAGGCTTGGCGCTGGGTCTCGCCCAGAATGGCTTTATAAACGGCCGGGTCCTTTTTCTTTAAAATGCTTTTCACGATGCATCCTTTCCTTTCTATTCTACATTGCTCGTAATCACTTCGCGACCCACCGAACGGAGGAGGACCTTTTCCAGGGTTTTCTTCGGAATCGCCCCTTCGCGGATCACGGTGAAGGGATAGCCGGAGAGGTCGATCACCGAAGACGCACGCCGGACGCGGCACCGGCCCCCATCAATCAGCCAGTCGACGTGCCGGCCCAAAATCCTGGCGGCAGATGATCCGGAGGTGGCCGGTGCTTTTCCGGAACGGTTGACGCTGGTCGTGGCCAATGGGACTTCCATCCGCTTCAGGAGCGCCAAAACGAGCGGATGATCCGGGATTCGCACGCCAATCGTGGGCAATCCTCCCATGGCCAATCGTCCCAGAGGAGAAGCTTTAAAGATCATCGTCAAAGGCCCGGGGCAGAACCGCTTCGCCAGCCGCAGAGCCTCCGGCGGGATGTAATCCACCATCGGACGCGCGGCTTCCAGCGAGTGGGTCAATATCGCCAACGGTTTGCGCTCGTGACGCCCCTTCAGCTGATAAATCCGCCGGATCCCCTGAGGGGCGAAGATGCTCGTGCCGATTCCGTAAACCGTTTCCGTTGGGAAAATGGCCAGGGCTCCGGCGCGCAGATCCGCTACGAGTTCCGACAAGGTGTGGGCCGGCCATCGTCCCGTGAGAAGACGGAGCCGCCGGGGCTTATGAACGATAGCGCGCGTTAATGTCGACATACTGACCCGTGAAGTCACAGGTCCAGTACACTCCCTGGGCTTTGCCCTGATGGAGACGGATGAAGATCGTGACTTCCTTGGCGCGCAGGGGCTCGCGGGCGGCTTCTGCGGATACCGCGGTCGGCGCACCCTGTCGAAACACACACAGCGGCCCAAAGCCGATTTCCGCTTGAGCGGGATCAAAGCGGACCCCGGAACGCCCCATCGCGGCCAGGATGCGCCCCCAGTTCGAATCTTCTCCGTAGGCAGCGGTTTTCACCAGCGGGGAGGTCGCGACGGTCATGGCCATCTGCTGGGCTTCGGCTTCGGTGCGGGCCCCTTCCACCCGGATTTCAAGAAATTTACTCGCGCCTTCTCCGTCTTTGGCCATTTGTTTGGCCAGATCCATGCACAGCTGGTTGAGAGCCGCCTGAAATTGGGTTTTCACGCCAGGCGATGCCAGCGAAACCTTGGAGCATCCATTGGCGAGAAGAAACGCACTGTCATTTGTCGAGGTATCGCCATCCACCGTCACGCGATTGAAACTTTTCTCGACCGCGGGTTCCAGCAGGGCTGTTAAATCCGCTGGTTTGGTTTCCAGATCCGTTAAGAGAAAAGCCAGCATGGTCGCGTGTTTGCCTTTCAGCGATTTGGGCAAGCCGGTGCGCGTCATGGCGGGATGGATCATCCCGGCTCCTTTGGCGCAACCCCAAAGCCGCACTTCCCGGCCGCCGGCGGTAAAGGCCGCGTGAGCCATTTTAATTTTCGTATCGGTTGTCATGATGGCTTGTGCGGCCTTGTGAAAGGATTGGGCCTGCAGGCCGTCCGCCCCGAGAAGCTTCTTGGCAATCATGGGGATTTCTTCGGAGAGCAGGTCCATGGGCATGAAGTCGCCGATGACACCGGTTGAAGCGGTCAGCACGTCGCG belongs to Elusimicrobiota bacterium and includes:
- the glyA gene encoding serine hydroxymethyltransferase; amino-acid sequence: MKSILKKKDPAVYKAILGETQRQAWTLELIASENMVSEAVLEAQGSVLTNKYAEGYPGKRYYGGCEMVDIAERLAIERAQKLFGAEHVNVQPHSGSSANLAVYLSVLQIGDTIMGLNLAHGGHLTHGHPLNFSGKYYKVIGFNVRQDTEQIDYDEAERLAVENKPKLICIGASAYARVFDWKRFRQICDKVGAIMMCDIAHYAGLIVAGLYPSPVPVSDFVTTTTHKTLRGPRGGMILCKNTYAPALDKLIFPGAQGGPLMHVIAAKAVSFGEALKPGFKTYQRQILFNARELAKQLTARGFRIVSGGTDCHMFLLDLRPKGVTGKEAEETLDKAGITVNKNAIPFDPEKPFIASGIRIGTPAVTTRGLKEKDMASIAKWIDRAIANRQNPKELETIRKEVKTLCLKHPMYAERLRS
- a CDS encoding MraY family glycosyltransferase codes for the protein MGTIYLTVFIVACATSAMATPLSIWLAKRYGVMDQPDPRKVHSSPIPRWGGLAIYLGILVGLFSTYLGFPRFRALLAFRHSLYDQGRLIEIVCLNKQFAGILVGLTIVVALGMMDDRKPVLPVYKLLSQIIASLVVLNYGVQISGLRLPFLDYFQFPIFLSQVITVFWIIGFMNAVNLADGLDGLAAGLAAIASATFLAVAIIQGNTDTVFIAKQLKLAAVLSAALAGSCLGFLPHNFSPAKVFMGDGGALGIGFLLGAITVIGTLKTTAVLSVMIPIIVVALPVLDVGLAMIRRYKKKSRIMEPDREHLHHKLMAKGWTAREVVLLVYVVTMILSVAAIFIAIVPIR
- the argJ gene encoding bifunctional glutamate N-acetyltransferase/amino-acid acetyltransferase ArgJ translates to MNTLPKGYRAAGLPRHDRPRPSRHGLAIFYSEHPAAAAACFTTNIVKSAHITVDQKNLRRGRAQAILVNSGCANCCTGPRGIRDAEKTIGWAADALGITSRDVLTASTGVIGDFMPMDLLSEEIPMIAKKLLGADGLQAQSFHKAAQAIMTTDTKIKMAHAAFTAGGREVRLWGCAKGAGMIHPAMTRTGLPKSLKGKHATMLAFLLTDLETKPADLTALLEPAVEKSFNRVTVDGDTSTNDSAFLLANGCSKVSLASPGVKTQFQAALNQLCMDLAKQMAKDGEGASKFLEIRVEGARTEAEAQQMAMTVATSPLVKTAAYGEDSNWGRILAAMGRSGVRFDPAQAEIGFGPLCVFRQGAPTAVSAEAAREPLRAKEVTIFIRLHQGKAQGVYWTCDFTGQYVDINARYRS
- a CDS encoding L-threonylcarbamoyladenylate synthase; protein product: MSTLTRAIVHKPRRLRLLTGRWPAHTLSELVADLRAGALAIFPTETVYGIGTSIFAPQGIRRIYQLKGRHERKPLAILTHSLEAARPMVDYIPPEALRLAKRFCPGPLTMIFKASPLGRLAMGGLPTIGVRIPDHPLVLALLKRMEVPLATTSVNRSGKAPATSGSSAARILGRHVDWLIDGGRCRVRRASSVIDLSGYPFTVIREGAIPKKTLEKVLLRSVGREVITSNVE